In Parasegetibacter sp. NRK P23, a single genomic region encodes these proteins:
- a CDS encoding cbb3-type cytochrome c oxidase N-terminal domain-containing protein, which translates to MFSISMLQKYIPALCLTALLLPTQLRAEGPPRPSEIEHPVAIVLLVVIVGLLIAIGVLANVVLGASQVFREKMEKLKKAAQATTILFLLFMAVPAFAQEETAQPAAVPFQAVEGLSNFSFFTMMSIIALELIIIVALLFNLRFLLGLQKVKTPVAEAEKKQGPSWFEKWNGFVSKEKEASIDLGHDYDGIRELDNRLPPWWLYGFYLTIIFGVIYLWRFHVSETAPSSAEEFRIAMENAEREQEEYLKKAANRVDESNVEMISDAAQLTAGKNVFIASCVACHGKAGEGGVGPNLTDAYWLHGGSVKDIFKTIKYGVPEKGMKAWKDDFSPSQIAQLASYIRTLKGTNPAGAKEKQGDLFEE; encoded by the coding sequence ATGTTTTCCATATCTATGCTTCAGAAATATATTCCGGCCCTGTGCTTAACGGCGCTGCTCCTCCCCACGCAACTCCGCGCGGAGGGGCCGCCCCGTCCTTCTGAAATCGAACACCCCGTAGCTATTGTATTGCTGGTGGTAATCGTTGGATTACTCATCGCCATCGGCGTACTCGCTAATGTGGTACTGGGTGCCTCCCAGGTGTTCAGGGAAAAAATGGAGAAGCTGAAAAAAGCCGCGCAAGCCACTACCATACTTTTCCTGCTCTTTATGGCGGTCCCCGCTTTCGCGCAGGAGGAAACAGCACAACCCGCGGCCGTACCTTTCCAGGCTGTGGAAGGACTTTCAAATTTTTCCTTCTTCACCATGATGTCCATCATCGCCCTGGAACTTATCATCATCGTGGCGCTTCTTTTCAACCTCCGTTTTTTACTCGGATTACAAAAAGTAAAAACACCGGTTGCTGAAGCGGAAAAAAAACAGGGCCCATCCTGGTTTGAGAAATGGAACGGTTTTGTGTCGAAAGAAAAAGAAGCTTCCATCGATTTGGGCCACGACTACGATGGGATCCGCGAACTGGATAACCGGCTGCCGCCGTGGTGGCTTTATGGATTTTACCTTACCATCATTTTCGGCGTAATCTACCTGTGGCGCTTCCATGTTTCGGAAACCGCGCCTTCCAGCGCGGAAGAGTTCCGCATCGCCATGGAAAACGCGGAACGTGAGCAGGAGGAATACCTTAAAAAAGCCGCCAACCGTGTAGATGAGAGCAATGTGGAAATGATCAGTGATGCCGCACAACTCACCGCGGGCAAAAATGTGTTCATCGCCAGCTGTGTGGCCTGTCATGGCAAAGCGGGTGAAGGTGGCGTAGGCCCCAATCTTACAGATGCGTACTGGCTGCACGGCGGTTCTGTGAAAGATATTTTCAAAACAATTAAATATGGTGTTCCTGAAAAAGGGATGAAGGCCTGGAAAGATGATTTCTCGCCTTCACAGATCGCGCAACTGGCATCGTATATCAGAACATTGAAAGGAACGAATCCCGCCGGGGCGAAGGAGAAGCAGGGGGATTTGTTTGAGGAATAA